One Amycolatopsis sp. NBC_00355 genomic window carries:
- a CDS encoding MFS transporter has product MATKGLGSTYWRLWTAAGLSSLADGVLKVALPLVAVGYTRSPGLIAGLAFAFTLPWLLFALPAGALVDRLDRRRAMLGANFVRGGLLAAVTLMTVLGGGSIWALYVVAAGVGFAETVYDTAAQSIVPQVVGRDRLSAANGRMYAAEQTANEFAGPPLAGLLVAAGVLAAFVTPVALWAVAVAALLLVRGTYRIERPERTTLRADIAEGVRFLVRHKVLRTFSVMVGTFNFATGATFAVFVLYAVGPGSAMGLSEPAFGLVMATNAAGGLAGSFLAEPVERRLGRIVTLWLSWLAGGLTIGVLAVTTDPYAVAGGFFLGGLGIVMSNVVMVSLRQRVTPDRLLGRLNSSYRLVSWGTKSLGALAAGVLSQTLGLRAVFVVMAVLAFTVVAGLLVVTENALTAAEREAVSA; this is encoded by the coding sequence GTGGCGACGAAGGGCTTGGGCAGCACCTATTGGCGGCTGTGGACCGCGGCCGGGCTGTCGAGCCTCGCCGACGGTGTCCTGAAGGTCGCGTTGCCCCTGGTCGCCGTCGGTTACACGCGGTCGCCGGGTCTGATCGCCGGGCTGGCGTTCGCGTTCACCCTGCCGTGGCTGCTCTTCGCGCTGCCCGCCGGCGCGCTGGTCGACCGGCTGGACCGCCGGCGGGCGATGCTCGGCGCGAACTTCGTCCGCGGCGGGCTGCTCGCGGCCGTCACGCTCATGACTGTCCTCGGCGGCGGCTCGATCTGGGCCCTGTACGTCGTCGCCGCGGGCGTCGGGTTCGCCGAGACCGTCTACGACACCGCGGCGCAGTCGATCGTCCCGCAGGTCGTCGGGCGCGACCGGCTGTCGGCCGCCAACGGCCGGATGTACGCCGCCGAGCAGACGGCCAACGAGTTCGCCGGTCCGCCGCTGGCCGGGCTCCTCGTCGCGGCCGGCGTGCTCGCCGCGTTCGTCACGCCGGTGGCACTGTGGGCGGTGGCCGTCGCGGCGCTGCTGCTGGTGCGCGGGACCTACCGGATCGAGCGGCCGGAACGCACGACCCTGCGCGCGGACATCGCCGAGGGCGTCCGGTTCCTGGTGCGGCACAAGGTGTTGCGGACGTTCTCGGTCATGGTCGGCACGTTCAACTTCGCCACCGGCGCGACCTTCGCCGTGTTCGTGCTGTACGCGGTCGGCCCCGGCTCGGCGATGGGCCTGTCCGAACCGGCGTTCGGCCTGGTGATGGCCACCAACGCCGCGGGCGGCCTCGCCGGGTCGTTCCTCGCCGAGCCGGTGGAGCGCCGCCTCGGCCGGATCGTCACGCTCTGGCTGTCCTGGCTCGCGGGCGGCCTGACGATCGGCGTGCTCGCGGTGACGACGGACCCGTACGCCGTCGCCGGCGGCTTCTTCCTCGGCGGCTTGGGGATCGTGATGTCGAACGTCGTCATGGTGTCCCTGCGCCAGCGCGTCACGCCGGACCGCCTGCTCGGCCGGCTCAACAGCAGCTACCGCCTGGTGTCGTGGGGCACCAAGTCCCTCGGCGCCCTCGCGGCCGGCGTGCTTTCCCAGACCCTGGGCCTGCGCGCGGTGTTCGTCGTGATGGCGGTGCTGGCTTTCACCGTCGTGGCCGGGCTTCTCGTGGTGACGGAGAACGCGCTCACGGCCGCCGAACGCGAAGCCGTGAGCGCGTGA
- a CDS encoding carbohydrate ABC transporter permease, with translation MKKSLSQRIVLSVVGLLVALAVVFPTYWMFVTSLRTPGEILSPKYDLIPTSFSFGNFATALTKDNFPTYLLNSLIVTVGSVLCALVAGTLAAIPLSRLRFTGRKGFLVLVMVAQLAPVSALFIPLFLLMRDAGLLNTLPSLLLIYFATTLPFTVWMLYGFVNGIPYELEEAAMIDGCSQTGAFRRVTLPLLGPGLVTTSVFSFITAWNEYLFALVFIRDKQKETLPVWLASFRTAFATDWGGVMAASVIYAIPALVFFLIVQRKLVSGVTAGAVKG, from the coding sequence GTGAAGAAGTCGCTGTCACAGCGAATCGTGCTCTCGGTCGTCGGCCTCCTCGTGGCGCTGGCGGTCGTCTTCCCGACGTACTGGATGTTCGTCACGTCGCTGCGCACGCCCGGTGAGATCCTCTCGCCCAAGTACGACCTGATCCCGACGTCGTTCTCGTTCGGCAACTTCGCCACCGCGCTGACCAAGGACAACTTCCCGACCTACCTGCTCAACAGCCTGATCGTCACGGTCGGGTCGGTGCTGTGCGCGCTGGTCGCGGGGACGCTGGCGGCCATCCCGCTCTCGCGGCTGCGGTTCACCGGCCGCAAGGGCTTCCTGGTCCTGGTCATGGTGGCGCAGCTGGCGCCGGTGTCGGCGCTGTTCATCCCGCTGTTCCTGCTGATGCGGGACGCCGGGCTGCTCAACACCCTGCCGTCGCTGCTGCTGATCTACTTCGCCACCACGCTGCCGTTCACGGTCTGGATGCTCTACGGCTTCGTCAACGGGATCCCGTACGAGCTGGAAGAGGCCGCGATGATCGACGGCTGCAGCCAGACCGGCGCCTTCCGCCGGGTGACGCTGCCGCTGCTCGGGCCGGGGCTGGTCACGACGTCGGTGTTCAGCTTCATCACGGCGTGGAACGAGTACCTGTTCGCCCTCGTGTTCATCCGGGACAAGCAGAAGGAGACGCTGCCGGTGTGGCTGGCGTCGTTCCGCACGGCGTTCGCCACCGACTGGGGCGGCGTGATGGCCGCGTCGGTGATCTACGCGATCCCGGCGCTGGTGTTCTTCCTGATCGTGCAGCGCAAGCTCGTGTCCGGCGTGACCGCCGGCGCCGTGAAGGGGTAG
- a CDS encoding YcaO-like family protein, translated as MPSDDVRPELTGVEVHDLEPALCLLITPTGQYPITGPATEFRAWLARCDGTRTRAELLTGADSRYTDVLDVLATDGCLRPATDGARARRAAVTTVLIAGTPELTAPLAQILAPAGYARIQTLADFDGPFPVNPADAVVVAAFTHPAYSELTALDAFCADRRVRLLPFRCERGQGIAGPAITPGGSGPDFADALGRRQAAAADPRLADAFATAGPSPGRRFRPGDARWMLTVLAVQLERWLAGEPAETTTGELEIDPVRLSVLPRPVLPVPDRPRPVEARGPRPDLLVDDRTGIVTAVRELPPAPDLPARLKVCEVDVADMRRVADWANDRNATGASWHDFEPACEAALGQAVQRYCASWQPPDREFRHASYLRLCRDGIPALDPRRLNLYSPRQYDTPGFPFAPLTPETECSWIEAFSHTTRETLWVPACLVSRRPEPGGARFTEPLAAGLAGGTGEENALTAGLEAVLTHDTAMLWWANTPKVPRLAVPAEIRALVADTADTHDVTLIPLDNEFGVPVVAAAVFDRTRRRLSLGSATRPDAFEAAKAALADGFRGQHTYLALDDEQAPARRQAEPGSLKPYRADRRYLDSYRADFADVVDPRCQQQIYLDPRAVTRVAPWVRDLPVRPWEGLPSLGERGFKAYRERVEEQGFEVISVDLTTRDVAAAGFHAAHTIVPGLVSGFPAGLPRWGDGRIRRAAVDLGWRTAPLPEDRLNVFPFPHA; from the coding sequence ATGCCTTCCGACGACGTCCGCCCGGAGCTGACCGGGGTCGAGGTCCACGACCTCGAGCCGGCTCTGTGCCTGCTCATCACCCCGACCGGCCAGTACCCGATCACCGGGCCGGCCACGGAGTTCCGCGCGTGGCTCGCCCGCTGCGACGGCACCCGTACCCGCGCCGAGCTGCTGACCGGGGCGGACTCCCGGTACACCGACGTCCTCGACGTCCTCGCCACCGACGGCTGCCTGCGCCCCGCGACGGACGGCGCCCGGGCCCGGCGCGCCGCGGTGACCACCGTCCTCATCGCCGGAACGCCCGAGCTCACTGCGCCCCTCGCGCAGATCCTCGCCCCGGCGGGGTACGCCCGGATCCAGACCCTCGCCGACTTCGACGGCCCCTTCCCGGTCAACCCGGCCGACGCCGTCGTCGTCGCCGCGTTCACCCATCCGGCGTACTCCGAACTCACCGCGCTCGACGCCTTCTGCGCCGACCGCCGGGTGCGTCTCCTGCCCTTCCGCTGTGAACGCGGCCAGGGCATCGCCGGACCCGCGATCACCCCCGGTGGCTCGGGTCCCGATTTCGCCGACGCGCTCGGCCGGCGGCAGGCCGCGGCCGCCGACCCTCGCCTGGCCGACGCGTTCGCCACCGCCGGCCCCTCGCCCGGCCGGCGGTTCCGCCCGGGCGACGCGCGCTGGATGCTGACCGTGCTCGCCGTCCAGCTCGAGCGCTGGCTCGCCGGCGAACCCGCCGAGACGACCACCGGCGAGCTCGAGATCGACCCCGTCCGGCTGAGCGTGCTCCCCCGGCCGGTGCTGCCGGTCCCGGACCGCCCCCGGCCGGTCGAAGCGCGCGGCCCACGCCCGGACCTGCTCGTCGACGACCGGACCGGGATCGTGACGGCGGTCCGCGAGCTCCCGCCCGCGCCGGACCTGCCCGCCCGGTTGAAGGTGTGCGAAGTGGACGTCGCGGACATGCGCCGGGTCGCCGACTGGGCCAACGACCGCAACGCGACCGGCGCCTCGTGGCACGACTTCGAACCAGCTTGCGAAGCCGCGCTCGGCCAGGCCGTCCAGCGCTACTGCGCCAGCTGGCAGCCCCCGGACCGCGAGTTCCGGCACGCGAGCTACCTGCGTCTGTGCCGCGACGGCATCCCCGCGCTCGACCCGCGTCGCCTGAACCTGTACTCACCGCGGCAGTACGACACCCCCGGCTTCCCCTTCGCGCCGCTGACACCCGAGACCGAGTGCAGCTGGATCGAGGCCTTTTCCCACACGACAAGAGAAACGCTGTGGGTGCCGGCCTGTCTCGTCTCCCGGCGGCCCGAGCCGGGCGGTGCCCGGTTCACCGAGCCCCTGGCCGCCGGCCTCGCCGGTGGCACCGGGGAAGAGAACGCCTTGACCGCGGGGCTGGAGGCCGTGCTCACCCACGACACGGCGATGCTGTGGTGGGCCAACACGCCGAAGGTGCCGCGGCTGGCGGTACCGGCCGAGATCCGGGCGCTCGTCGCCGACACGGCCGACACCCACGACGTCACGCTGATCCCGCTGGACAACGAGTTCGGCGTCCCGGTCGTCGCGGCCGCGGTGTTCGACCGGACCCGGCGCCGGCTGTCTCTCGGGTCCGCCACCCGCCCCGACGCTTTCGAAGCGGCCAAGGCCGCCCTCGCCGACGGGTTCCGCGGGCAGCACACCTACCTGGCCCTCGACGACGAGCAAGCACCCGCCCGCCGGCAGGCGGAGCCCGGGTCCCTCAAACCCTACCGCGCCGACCGGCGGTACCTCGACTCCTACCGCGCCGACTTCGCCGACGTCGTCGATCCCCGGTGCCAGCAGCAGATCTACCTCGATCCCCGGGCTGTGACCCGAGTGGCGCCGTGGGTGCGAGACCTGCCGGTGCGTCCGTGGGAGGGGCTGCCGTCGCTGGGCGAACGGGGATTCAAGGCCTACCGGGAACGCGTCGAGGAGCAGGGGTTCGAGGTGATCAGCGTCGATCTGACCACACGGGACGTCGCGGCCGCCGGCTTCCACGCCGCGCACACGATCGTGCCGGGGCTGGTGTCCGGTTTCCCGGCCGGGCTGCCGCGGTGGGGCGACGGGCGGATCCGGCGCGCCGCGGTCGACCTCGGCTGGCGGACTGCGCCGCTGCCGGAGGACCGGCTGAATGTCTTCCCGTTCCCGCACGCGTGA
- a CDS encoding glycoside hydrolase family 3 protein produces the protein MSSPEKLAEAVLLPGFAGTTAPDWLRGRVADGLGGVILFGRNVVDDEQVAALTAQLRGERDGVVVGIDEEGGDVTRLDVNTGSFVPGPLALGAADDPELTTAVAAALGERLAACGVTINLAPCADLTLAAEDPIIGVRAFGSDPVKASPHVAAYVTGLQKYGVAACAKHFPGHGAATEDSHVALPVLPRTPEELREIELVPFAAAIRAGVRAVMTGHLVVRAWGDEPATLNRVALTDVLRGELGFTGAIITDALEMGAVSGAYGRHDGLGHSAVRALIAGADSLCIGGAAFEADALDAINAAIVAAVASGELPLERLADAASRTAALGTDPAPATVGPVDRRLGLEAARKALRVTGERRLDGPPLVVDVQTEPTIAAGPMPWGLGTHLAELVPGTRAITAGPDDLDAILEAAQGFSSVVVVTREAHRHPRVRDLLAALSTVDFIRVETGAPGPATGDGPRLDTFSGSYVSLRAAAEYLA, from the coding sequence TTGTCTTCACCCGAGAAACTCGCCGAGGCCGTTCTCCTGCCCGGGTTCGCCGGGACCACCGCGCCGGACTGGCTGCGCGGCCGCGTCGCCGACGGGCTCGGCGGGGTGATCCTGTTCGGCCGCAACGTCGTCGACGACGAGCAGGTCGCCGCGCTCACCGCCCAGCTGCGGGGCGAGCGTGACGGCGTCGTGGTCGGGATCGACGAGGAGGGCGGCGACGTCACCCGCCTCGACGTCAACACCGGGTCGTTCGTGCCGGGGCCACTGGCCCTCGGCGCGGCCGACGACCCGGAGCTGACCACGGCGGTCGCCGCCGCGCTCGGCGAACGGCTCGCGGCCTGCGGCGTCACGATCAACCTGGCGCCGTGCGCGGACCTGACCCTGGCGGCCGAGGACCCGATCATCGGCGTCCGGGCGTTCGGGTCGGACCCGGTGAAGGCGTCCCCGCACGTCGCGGCGTACGTCACCGGCCTGCAGAAGTACGGCGTCGCGGCGTGCGCCAAGCACTTCCCGGGCCACGGCGCGGCGACGGAGGACTCGCACGTCGCGCTGCCGGTGCTGCCACGGACGCCGGAAGAGCTGCGTGAGATCGAGCTGGTCCCGTTCGCCGCGGCGATCCGGGCCGGCGTGCGCGCGGTGATGACCGGTCACCTGGTCGTGCGGGCGTGGGGCGACGAACCGGCCACGCTCAACCGGGTGGCGCTCACCGACGTCCTGCGCGGCGAGCTGGGCTTCACCGGCGCGATCATCACCGACGCGCTGGAGATGGGCGCGGTGTCCGGCGCGTACGGCCGCCACGACGGCCTCGGCCACTCGGCCGTCCGGGCGCTGATCGCCGGTGCGGACTCGCTCTGCATCGGCGGCGCGGCGTTCGAGGCCGACGCCCTGGACGCCATCAACGCGGCGATCGTGGCCGCGGTGGCGTCGGGGGAGCTGCCCCTCGAACGGCTGGCGGACGCGGCGTCGCGGACCGCCGCGCTGGGCACGGACCCCGCGCCGGCGACGGTCGGCCCGGTCGACCGCCGGCTCGGCCTGGAAGCGGCCCGCAAGGCCCTGCGCGTCACCGGCGAGCGCCGGCTGGACGGCCCGCCCCTGGTGGTGGACGTCCAGACGGAGCCGACCATCGCGGCCGGCCCGATGCCCTGGGGCCTCGGCACACACCTGGCCGAGCTGGTGCCGGGGACCCGGGCGATCACCGCCGGCCCGGACGACCTCGACGCGATTCTCGAAGCGGCGCAAGGGTTCTCGAGCGTCGTCGTCGTGACGCGCGAGGCGCACCGGCACCCGCGCGTGCGGGACCTGCTGGCGGCACTGTCCACTGTGGACTTCATCCGGGTCGAGACGGGCGCGCCGGGCCCGGCGACCGGGGACGGACCGCGGCTGGACACGTTCAGCGGCTCGTACGTCAGCCTGCGCGCGGCGGCCGAATACCTGGCCTGA
- a CDS encoding ArsR/SmtB family transcription factor translates to MTEPRRRRPATPQEAKALGHPLRLRIMRMCLVEELTNKQLADRLDRDPGTVLHHVRQLVAAGLLEPAPVRTGTSGALEKPYRSNNETWWLDGPLAGADPETRFAPIEIFQEELRAAGPESVAVHEKFLLHLSPDEVRELDRRILAVLDEYVATDHERPDRPALGGIFVLHHMVPEPPGDRPGS, encoded by the coding sequence ATGACCGAACCCCGCCGGCGGCGGCCGGCGACCCCGCAGGAGGCGAAGGCCCTGGGCCACCCGCTGCGCCTGCGGATCATGCGGATGTGCCTGGTCGAGGAGCTGACGAACAAGCAGCTGGCCGACCGCCTCGACCGGGATCCCGGCACGGTCCTGCACCACGTGCGCCAGCTGGTGGCCGCCGGGCTGCTGGAGCCGGCGCCGGTCCGCACCGGCACGAGCGGCGCGCTGGAGAAGCCCTACCGGTCGAACAACGAGACGTGGTGGCTCGACGGCCCGCTGGCCGGCGCCGACCCCGAGACGCGGTTCGCGCCGATCGAGATCTTCCAGGAGGAGCTGCGGGCGGCCGGCCCGGAATCGGTGGCGGTGCACGAGAAGTTCCTGCTGCACTTGTCCCCCGACGAGGTCCGGGAGCTGGACCGGCGCATCCTGGCGGTCCTGGACGAGTACGTGGCGACCGACCACGAACGTCCGGACCGCCCCGCTCTGGGCGGGATCTTCGTGCTGCACCACATGGTTCCGGAACCGCCCGGCGACCGACCCGGCTCGTAA